In Desulfovibrio psychrotolerans, a genomic segment contains:
- a CDS encoding MalY/PatB family protein: MPQQAVFDFDTVLDRRNTHCEKWDGMREHFGVSLENGIALWVADMEFAPPPAVRAALRTMLDGVLGYPADYGDYHAAITEWMRRRHGWHVQPEWISATHGIVVALNIIVQAFCRPGDTVVVQPPVYYPFFGAVRNNGCRVAANRLVRGADGLYAMDFDALEEQLDDSVRMFILCSPHNPGGRVWSRAELERLAELCLARDVLIVADEIHHDLVYPDAPHPHTVLASIAPEVAARTITCTSATKTFNLAGTLTGNVIISDPHLRRQFERQMYRAGMYLPNAFGMAAATAAYTHGEPWLEALLPYLASNRDRVAEVVGTLSGVEGTPLQGTYLAWLDFSGFCTAWAAEHGTVQEKGGTVTGAVAMDEVVRRIEQQARLALNHGHTFGPGGERFMRLNFACARPQLEEALARLAGAFG, encoded by the coding sequence ATGCCGCAACAGGCCGTATTTGATTTTGATACCGTGCTGGACCGCCGCAATACCCATTGCGAGAAATGGGACGGCATGCGTGAGCATTTTGGCGTTTCACTGGAAAACGGTATTGCGCTGTGGGTGGCGGACATGGAGTTCGCCCCGCCGCCCGCGGTGCGCGCGGCATTGCGCACCATGCTGGACGGGGTGCTGGGATACCCCGCTGACTACGGCGACTATCACGCCGCCATAACGGAATGGATGCGGCGCAGGCACGGATGGCATGTGCAGCCGGAATGGATATCCGCCACCCACGGCATAGTGGTGGCGCTGAATATCATCGTGCAGGCGTTCTGCCGCCCCGGTGACACGGTGGTGGTGCAGCCCCCTGTGTACTATCCGTTCTTCGGGGCGGTGCGCAACAACGGCTGCCGGGTTGCCGCCAACCGGCTGGTGCGTGGTGCCGACGGGCTGTACGCCATGGATTTTGATGCGCTGGAGGAGCAGCTGGATGACAGCGTGCGCATGTTCATTCTGTGCAGCCCGCATAACCCCGGCGGCAGGGTGTGGTCGCGTGCCGAACTGGAACGGCTGGCGGAGTTATGCCTTGCGCGTGACGTGCTCATTGTGGCGGATGAAATCCATCACGACCTCGTGTACCCGGATGCGCCGCACCCGCATACCGTGCTCGCCTCCATCGCACCGGAGGTGGCAGCCCGCACCATCACCTGCACATCTGCCACCAAGACCTTCAATCTGGCGGGCACGCTGACCGGGAATGTCATCATCTCCGACCCGCACCTGCGGCGGCAGTTTGAGCGGCAGATGTACCGGGCGGGCATGTATCTGCCCAATGCCTTCGGCATGGCTGCCGCCACGGCGGCATACACCCACGGCGAGCCGTGGCTTGAGGCGCTTCTGCCCTATCTTGCGTCAAACCGAGACCGGGTGGCGGAGGTGGTTGGCACCCTGTCCGGAGTGGAAGGTACGCCCTTGCAGGGAACCTATCTGGCGTGGCTGGATTTTTCCGGGTTTTGCACCGCATGGGCTGCGGAACACGGTACTGTGCAGGAAAAGGGCGGCACCGTGACCGGAGCGGTAGCCATGGACGAGGTGGTGCGCCGCATAGAGCAGCAGGCGCGGCTTGCCCTGAACCACGGGCATACCTTCGGTCCCGGCGGAGAGCGGTTCATGCGGCTGAACTTTGCCTGCGCCCGTCCACAGTTGGAGGAGGCTCTTGCAAGGCTTGCGGGAGCATTCGGATAA
- a CDS encoding ABC transporter substrate-binding protein, whose protein sequence is MKRFAYALVLAFVLALFAAPAMAKTLRLAMDADPESLDPHVQLSGGMLQYSHMVYDPLIRWTKDMQFEGRLAEKWERIDPLTVRFHLRKGVKFHSGNDFTAKDVAWTMARLKDSPDFKGLFEIFEPVVVVDDFTVDLKTKVPYPLLLNMATYIFPMDSVFYTGTDDQGRDKAAVVKAGTSFANENVSGTGPFVVTSREHGVRVVFTAFKDYWGPRGNVEVIEFKPIANEATRVASLLSGGVDWIQPVPPQDYDRLEEAKDVDLITLSGTRIITLQLNQKRRPEFADKRVREAIIYATNNDGIVQKILKGRATTAEQQSPKGYLGYVPELTPRYDLEKAKQLMKEAGYEKGFEVTMIAPNNRYVKDEAIAQAFASMMERINIKVHLKTMPKAQYWDEFDAQVADIQMVGWHSDTEDSANFTEYLAMCPNKETGMGQYNSGNYCNPEVDKLITDSNAETDVAKRTAALQQVERILHDDAAYVPLHWQDLSWATSLNLVNARDIVNVMDFPYFGDLVMK, encoded by the coding sequence ATGAAACGCTTCGCTTACGCGTTGGTGCTGGCTTTTGTGCTGGCCCTGTTTGCCGCTCCCGCAATGGCCAAGACCCTGCGCCTTGCCATGGACGCCGACCCGGAATCGCTGGACCCGCATGTGCAGCTTTCCGGCGGCATGTTGCAGTATTCCCACATGGTGTACGATCCCCTCATCCGCTGGACCAAGGACATGCAGTTCGAAGGCCGCCTTGCAGAGAAGTGGGAACGTATTGACCCCCTGACCGTGCGCTTCCACCTGCGCAAGGGCGTGAAGTTCCACAGCGGCAACGACTTCACCGCCAAGGACGTTGCATGGACCATGGCCCGTCTGAAGGATTCTCCGGACTTCAAGGGTCTGTTCGAAATCTTCGAGCCGGTAGTCGTTGTGGACGACTTTACCGTGGACCTGAAGACCAAGGTTCCCTATCCCCTGCTGCTGAACATGGCGACCTACATCTTCCCCATGGACAGCGTGTTCTACACCGGCACCGATGATCAGGGCCGCGACAAGGCTGCCGTGGTCAAGGCCGGCACCTCCTTTGCCAACGAAAATGTTTCCGGCACCGGCCCCTTTGTGGTCACCTCGCGTGAACACGGCGTTCGTGTTGTCTTTACCGCGTTCAAGGATTACTGGGGCCCCCGCGGTAACGTGGAAGTGATTGAGTTCAAGCCCATTGCCAACGAAGCAACCCGCGTTGCCTCCCTGCTTTCCGGCGGCGTGGACTGGATTCAGCCCGTGCCCCCGCAGGACTACGACCGTCTTGAAGAAGCCAAGGACGTGGACCTGATCACCCTTTCCGGTACCCGTATCATTACCCTGCAGCTTAACCAGAAGCGTCGTCCCGAGTTTGCGGACAAGCGCGTGCGTGAAGCCATTATCTATGCCACCAACAACGACGGCATTGTGCAGAAGATACTGAAGGGCCGCGCTACCACCGCCGAACAGCAGAGCCCCAAGGGCTACCTTGGCTACGTGCCCGAGCTGACCCCCCGCTACGACCTTGAAAAGGCCAAGCAGCTGATGAAGGAAGCCGGTTACGAAAAGGGCTTTGAAGTAACCATGATCGCTCCCAACAACCGTTACGTGAAGGACGAAGCCATTGCGCAGGCCTTTGCGTCCATGATGGAGCGCATCAACATCAAGGTGCACCTGAAGACCATGCCCAAGGCCCAGTACTGGGATGAGTTTGACGCGCAGGTGGCTGACATCCAGATGGTGGGCTGGCACTCTGATACCGAAGACTCCGCCAACTTCACCGAATATCTGGCCATGTGCCCCAACAAGGAAACCGGCATGGGTCAGTACAACTCCGGCAACTACTGCAACCCGGAAGTGGACAAGCTGATCACCGATTCCAATGCTGAGACCGACGTTGCCAAGCGCACCGCCGCCCTCCAGCAGGTTGAGCGTATCCTCCACGATGACGCTGCTTACGTTCCCCTGCACTGGCAGGACCTTTCCTGGGCAACGTCCCTGAATCTGGTCAACGCCCGTGACATAGTGAACGTGATGGACTTCCCCTACTTCGGCGACCTGGTCATGAAGTAG
- a CDS encoding ABC transporter permease → MFAFILRRLTQAILVMFVISIIGFAIKYSFGDPVREMVGMSVSYEERQALRDQLGLNDPMVVQWTRFVKNALKGDLGISFFHRKPAAEVIIKKAPATLELVFASALIILAVSIPAGIYAAVKPKAVLSRCIMGFSIVGVSIPVFLTAILLIYLFAVELRWLPSYGRGQTVQLWGFWDTGFLTLDGLKHLILPSIALSSIMLPLFIRLIRAEMKETLQTEYVKFARAKGLKPWRVLMVHGFKNTLLPVITVGGVQIGIMIAYTILTETVFQWQGMGFMFIEAVERSDTSLLVAYLIFVGALFVTVNTVVDIIYGLVNPMVRISGRK, encoded by the coding sequence ATGTTCGCGTTCATACTACGACGCCTGACGCAGGCCATCCTCGTCATGTTTGTCATCTCCATCATCGGCTTCGCCATCAAGTATTCCTTCGGGGATCCTGTGCGCGAAATGGTAGGCATGTCCGTTTCCTACGAGGAGCGGCAGGCCCTGAGAGATCAGCTCGGCTTGAACGACCCCATGGTCGTGCAGTGGACGCGGTTTGTGAAGAACGCGCTGAAGGGCGATCTCGGCATCTCGTTCTTCCACCGCAAGCCCGCGGCGGAAGTCATCATCAAAAAGGCTCCGGCCACGCTGGAACTTGTGTTCGCCAGCGCGCTCATCATCCTTGCGGTATCCATTCCGGCGGGAATATATGCGGCGGTCAAGCCCAAGGCTGTGCTCTCGCGATGTATCATGGGTTTCAGCATCGTTGGGGTTTCCATCCCAGTGTTCCTCACGGCCATTCTGCTCATCTACCTTTTTGCGGTGGAATTGCGCTGGCTGCCCTCTTACGGGCGCGGCCAGACCGTGCAGCTATGGGGCTTCTGGGACACGGGCTTTCTTACGCTGGACGGCCTCAAGCATCTTATCCTGCCCTCCATTGCGCTTTCCTCCATCATGCTGCCGCTGTTCATCCGGCTTATCCGTGCGGAAATGAAGGAGACGCTGCAGACGGAATACGTCAAGTTCGCCCGCGCCAAGGGGCTTAAGCCGTGGCGGGTGCTCATGGTGCACGGATTCAAGAACACGCTTCTTCCTGTCATCACCGTGGGCGGCGTGCAGATAGGCATCATGATCGCCTACACCATCCTCACCGAAACCGTGTTCCAGTGGCAGGGCATGGGCTTTATGTTCATTGAGGCGGTGGAGCGGTCTGACACCTCGCTGCTGGTGGCCTACCTCATTTTTGTGGGCGCGCTCTTTGTCACCGTGAACACGGTGGTGGATATCATCTACGGGCTGGTGAACCCCATGGTCCGCATATCGGGGAGGAAATAG
- a CDS encoding ABC transporter permease, translated as MWKKFRDSYFLYSFLRDPVALGSFLILAVLVFMAVFAPLLAPQNPYDGASIDIMDAEIAPSWVSGETRFLLGTDAQGRDIWSTILYGARVSLLIGIGAVILQAALGIIVGLVSGYRGGRVDAILMRIADVQLSFSSYMVAIFFGAVLQTAVGVGGYANIALPFLILVIGISEWPQYARTVRASVLAEKKKEYVEAARVIGLKPRRIMWRHILPNTLTPVLVISTVQVANAVMSEAALSFLGLGMPANQPSLGSLIKSGFTYVLSGSWWITLFPGVVLVLLVLSINLLGDWLRDFLNPKLYKD; from the coding sequence ATGTGGAAGAAGTTCCGGGATTCATATTTCCTCTACAGCTTCCTGCGCGACCCCGTGGCGCTGGGCAGCTTTCTTATACTGGCCGTACTGGTGTTTATGGCGGTTTTTGCGCCGCTGCTGGCACCCCAGAACCCCTATGACGGGGCATCCATAGACATTATGGACGCGGAAATTGCGCCCAGCTGGGTTTCCGGTGAAACCCGGTTCTTGCTCGGCACCGATGCGCAGGGGCGCGACATCTGGTCCACCATTCTGTATGGCGCGCGTGTTTCGCTGCTCATCGGCATAGGTGCGGTGATATTGCAGGCTGCGCTGGGCATTATTGTGGGGCTGGTTTCCGGCTACAGGGGCGGCCGGGTGGATGCCATTCTCATGCGCATTGCCGACGTGCAGCTTTCTTTTTCTTCCTACATGGTGGCCATATTCTTCGGTGCGGTGCTGCAAACCGCCGTGGGGGTGGGGGGCTATGCCAATATCGCCCTGCCGTTCCTTATTCTGGTCATAGGCATTTCAGAATGGCCCCAGTACGCGCGCACGGTGCGTGCCTCTGTGCTGGCGGAGAAGAAAAAGGAATATGTGGAAGCCGCGCGCGTTATCGGGCTTAAGCCCCGGCGCATCATGTGGCGTCATATTCTGCCCAATACGCTCACACCCGTGCTGGTTATCTCCACCGTGCAGGTGGCAAACGCCGTAATGAGTGAGGCAGCCCTTTCCTTTCTGGGGCTGGGCATGCCTGCCAACCAGCCTTCGCTGGGCTCGCTCATCAAATCCGGCTTTACCTACGTGCTGAGCGGCAGCTGGTGGATTACGCTGTTCCCCGGCGTGGTGCTTGTGCTGCTTGTGCTTTCCATAAACCTGCTGGGCGACTGGCTGCGGGATTTCCTGAATCCCAAACTCTACAAGGACTAG
- a CDS encoding ABC transporter ATP-binding protein: MEHLLDVRNLTVKFALRDSALTAVNNVSFVLDRGERMGLVGESGAGKSVTGFSIINLISKPGFLAGGSVWFDGRDLASLSEEEMRQVRGNRISMIFQDPMMTLNPVLTIGSQMVETVLAHKDVSRAEAEALAMDKLRKVYINSPEKRLKQYPHEFSGGMRQRIVIAIALLTSPGLIIADEPTTALDVTIQAEIMDLLLELCKTENMGLILITHDLGVVSQVTQKVAVMYAGSIVELGETAQVCGNPQHPYTRGLIAALPSGATGKRLNQIPGSMPSLTEIPKGCAFNNRCDRVQDVCYQRVPVLERKQSGVFAACHVLE; the protein is encoded by the coding sequence ATGGAACATCTGCTTGACGTACGGAACCTGACCGTCAAGTTTGCCCTGCGCGACAGCGCGCTCACCGCCGTGAACAACGTTTCCTTTGTGCTGGACAGGGGGGAACGCATGGGGCTGGTGGGCGAATCTGGCGCGGGCAAGTCCGTGACGGGGTTTTCCATAATAAATCTTATCTCCAAGCCCGGTTTTCTGGCGGGGGGGTCTGTGTGGTTTGACGGGCGCGATCTTGCGTCCCTTTCCGAAGAAGAGATGCGGCAGGTGCGGGGCAACCGCATAAGCATGATCTTTCAGGACCCCATGATGACCCTGAACCCGGTGCTCACCATAGGCTCCCAGATGGTGGAAACCGTGCTCGCGCACAAGGACGTGAGCCGGGCAGAGGCAGAAGCCCTTGCCATGGACAAGCTGCGCAAGGTGTACATAAACTCGCCTGAAAAGCGGCTTAAGCAGTACCCGCACGAGTTTTCGGGCGGTATGCGCCAGCGCATCGTCATTGCCATTGCGCTGCTCACCAGCCCCGGGCTGATTATTGCGGACGAGCCCACCACCGCGCTGGATGTGACCATTCAGGCAGAGATTATGGACCTGCTGCTGGAGCTGTGCAAGACAGAGAACATGGGGCTTATCCTCATCACCCACGATCTGGGCGTGGTCTCGCAGGTAACGCAGAAGGTGGCGGTCATGTACGCCGGCAGCATTGTGGAACTGGGAGAGACTGCGCAGGTGTGCGGCAACCCCCAGCATCCGTACACGCGGGGGCTTATCGCCGCGCTGCCGTCCGGTGCCACGGGCAAGCGACTGAACCAGATTCCCGGCAGCATGCCCAGCCTTACGGAAATTCCCAAGGGCTGTGCCTTCAACAACCGTTGCGACAGGGTACAGGACGTGTGCTACCAAAGGGTGCCTGTTCTGGAACGCAAGCAATCGGGCGTGTTCGCCGCCTGCCACGTACTGGAGTAG
- a CDS encoding ABC transporter ATP-binding protein, whose product MADTPLVSIRNIVKYFDISGGMLDQISFSGGKFTRNRTVVHAVNNVSLDIRQGETLSVVGESGCGKSTLARVVIGLYPPTSGEIHYADQRVDNLQGNARRPFRTKAQMVFQDPYASLNPRMRVRQILEEPVRFHKPELSDDAVRAKIAEVMQQVGINPEWAERYPHEFSGGQRQRISIARALVLDPEFIVADEPISALDVSIQAQVLNLMMDLQEQRKLTYLFISHDLSVVEHISDRVAVLYLGSLCELASAKEMFSRPQHPYTKALLSAIPRIGKGFQHIKLSGDVPTPIRLPSGCVFHGRCPHAASRCRHEVPKARTLESGTVVACHGVEEGRI is encoded by the coding sequence ATGGCTGATACGCCACTTGTATCCATAAGAAACATCGTCAAATATTTTGATATATCCGGCGGCATGCTGGACCAGATATCCTTTTCCGGCGGCAAGTTCACGCGTAACCGCACCGTGGTGCATGCCGTGAACAACGTGAGTCTGGACATCCGGCAGGGAGAGACCCTTTCCGTGGTGGGTGAGTCCGGCTGCGGCAAATCCACGCTGGCGCGTGTGGTCATTGGCCTGTATCCGCCCACATCCGGCGAAATCCATTACGCCGATCAGCGGGTGGACAACCTGCAGGGTAATGCGCGGCGTCCGTTCCGCACCAAGGCGCAGATGGTCTTCCAGGACCCCTACGCCTCGCTGAATCCCCGCATGCGTGTGCGGCAGATTCTGGAAGAGCCTGTGCGCTTTCACAAGCCTGAGCTTTCCGATGACGCGGTACGCGCCAAGATTGCCGAGGTGATGCAGCAGGTGGGCATAAACCCGGAGTGGGCAGAACGCTATCCCCACGAATTTTCCGGCGGGCAGCGGCAGCGTATCTCCATTGCCCGTGCACTGGTGCTGGACCCGGAATTTATCGTGGCGGACGAGCCCATCTCGGCACTGGACGTGTCCATTCAGGCGCAGGTGCTGAACCTGATGATGGATTTGCAGGAGCAGCGCAAGCTCACCTATCTGTTCATCAGCCACGACCTTTCGGTGGTGGAGCACATCTCCGACCGCGTGGCCGTGCTCTATCTGGGCAGCCTGTGCGAGCTTGCCTCTGCCAAGGAGATGTTCAGCCGCCCGCAGCACCCTTATACCAAGGCGCTGCTTTCTGCCATTCCGCGCATTGGCAAGGGGTTTCAGCACATCAAGCTTTCCGGCGATGTGCCCACCCCCATACGCCTGCCCTCCGGCTGCGTGTTCCATGGGCGATGCCCCCACGCCGCCTCACGCTGCAGGCACGAGGTGCCCAAGGCGCGCACCCTGGAGAGCGGCACCGTGGTTGCCTGCCACGGGGTGGAAGAAGGACGCATATAA